The nucleotide sequence ACCCCGGCCGCGAAAAGGGCCTGCAGCACTCCGAGCGCCAGGAGGTCGTTGGCGCAGAACACGGCTGTTGGACGCGGTGAGATGCCCAGCAGCCGCGCGCCCGCGTCCCGGCCCGAGGCCACGTCCAGCCGCTCGGCCTCGATGTGCACCATCGCCTCCGTCGCCAGCCTCTCCTCCGCGAACGCGCTGAGCAGCCCGGCGCGCCGGTCCTGGCACTGCGGGAGCAGCATCGGACCGCTGACGTAGACCACGGAGCGGTGTCCCTGGGCGATGAGGTGACGGCCGGCGAGCGCCCCGCCCTCGATGTCGTCGACCGACACCGAGCAGCCGTCGGCGCTGGGCACCTCGCGGTCCACGAAGACGAACGGGATGTCGTGGCGCCGGAAGCCCTCCAGGTTGGCCCCGGTGACATCGGCCGGGGTGACCAGCACCCCGCGCACCCGGTGCTCGGCGAAGAGGCTGAGGTAGTCGGCCTCCTCCTCGGGGCTCTGGGCGCTGTTGCACACCATCACCCCCAGCCCCGCCTCCCGCGCCGCACGCTCCGCACCGCTCGCCACGTCCACGAAGAACGGGTTCGCCATGTCCAGCACCAGCAACGCGATGATGCGGCTGCGCCCCGCGCGCAGTTGACGCGCGGACTCCTGGCGTACGTAGCCCGTGCGCTCGATGACGGCCTGCACCCGGTCGCGCGTGGCCTCGGCGACCATCTCGGGCCGGTTGATCACGTTCGAGACGGTTCCGACGGACACTCCCGCCTGCCGCGCGACGTCCTTGATCCCCACCATGCGTCCCACGACCCGGAGCCTCCGTCTTCCCGCGACCCACCGCGGTCGCGGGAACATGGTAGTGCTCTGTTCGACCGGTCGGGCAGGACCGGGCCGCCGCTGCGGGCCGCTCGGCACCGCTCCGGGGCCACTCCGGAGCCGCTCCGGGCCACCGCGGGGCCCCGTCTCAGCCGCGGGGGCGGACCAGGCTCGACCCGCGGACGACGAGTTCGGGCTGGAGGACGATCCGCTGGTGGCGGTGGTCCGCTGCCCGCTCCCCCGTCTCCTCGATCAGCAGCTCGGCCGCCATCCGCCCCATCCGGAACGCCGGCTGGCGCACCGACGTCAGCGGCACCGCGGCCGCCGCCGCGAACTCGATGTCGTCATACCCCACCAGCGCCACCTCCCCCGGCACCGACACCCCCGCCCCGTACAGCGCCTGCAGCACTCCCAGCGCCAGCAGGTCGTTGGCGCAGAACACCGCCGTCGGCCGCGGCGACATGCCCAGCAGCCGCGCCCCCGCGTCCCGGCCGGACGTCACATCCAGCCGCTCCACCTCGACATGGCGCAGCGCGGACTCACCGAGCCCCTGCTCGCGCAGGGCGCGCAGCGCGCCCTCGCGGCGGTCGCGGCACTGGGCCAGCCGCATCGGCCCGCTCACATAGGCGAGGGTGCGATGGCCGAGGCCCAGCAGGTGGCGGACGGCGAGCTCGCCACCGGTGACATCGTCGACCGACACCGAACATCCCTCGGCGCTGGGCAGCACCCGGTCGACGAGGACGAACGGGATGGGCTGCCGCCGGAAGGAGGCGAGGTTGCGCCCGGTCATATCGGCCGGGGTCATCAGCACCCCGCGCACCCGCTGTTCGGCGAAGAGCCCGAGGTAGTCGGCCTCCTCCTCGGGGCTCTGCGCGCTGTTGCACACCATCACCCCCAGCCCCGCCTCCCGCGCCGCACGCTCGGCGCCCCGCGCGACGTCCACGAAGAACGGGTTCGCCATGTCCAGCACCAGCAACGCGATGATGCGGCTGTGTCCGGCCCGCAGTTGACGCGCGGACTCCTGGCGTACGTAGCCCAGGCGCTCGATGGTGGACAGCACCCGGGCCCGGGTCTCCTCGGACACCGACTCCGGGCGGTTGATGACGTTGGAGACCGTGCCGACCGAGACCCCGGCCTCGCGCGCCACCTCTTTGATGCCCACCCCGGGTGCCATCCGTCAGGAGGGGAGCGTGAAGTCGATGACACGGAGGGCGGAGGGTGTGGTGCCGCTGGACCTCCGCTGGTACATGAATGACAGGACGCCGTCCTGCGCGAGCCGGGTGTCGTCCACGACGACCTCGCCGAAGGCGTTCAGGCCACTGCCGTCGTAGAGGGTCTTCCAGTCCGTCCAGCCCGAGGACTTGGACGCGGCCACGATCCGGCCGTACGGCATCACGGCGTAGGCGTTGTCGTAGCGGTCGAAGACCAGGTGGCTGCGCTGGGTGGAGCCCGGCGGCACCGGGATCTCGGTCTTCTTCCAGGTGCCGGCGGCGTCCTTGAAGAGGTGGAAGGTGCGGCCGTTGGCCTTCCGGTCGGCCGCGTAGTCGGTGGTGCACTGTCCGAAGCGGCCGGGCACATAGCTGATCAGGGCGTGTGGCAGTCCGGCGGAGTCGGTGGCCTGGCTCTCCTGGTTCATCAGCGAGTGGTCGGGGTTCAGCGGGTCGACGACGGTTCCGGCGTCGCCGACCGCCACCGTGTCCGAGCCACCGGTGGTGCCGACGGCGGTGCCCGCCGCGGTGCGCCAGGTGCGGCCTCGGTCGGAGCTGTAGACATAGCCGGTGTCGTGGTTGGTGAGACCGCCGCTCGCGCACATCACCGCGTTGTTCTGCTCGCGCCAGGTGTAGAAGGCTTGCAGCCGGCCGTCGGGCCCGTAGTCGATGCCGTGCAGATACATGTTGCGGGCGGTGCTGGAGCCGTGCTCGCTGGTGTAGGTGCCGGTGGCGGAGGACCATGCGCCGAGCGCCGTCCACTTGCTTCCGTCGTACTCGGCGAGCGCGTTGCGGCCGTTGCCGGAGACGCCGGAGCGGTAGCTGAGCTGGAGCCGGCCCTCGGGGGTGGCGATGAACTGGGGGTAGGTGAACTGTGAGGTGAGCGTCAGGCCGTCGAGGGTGGTCTGGACGGCGCCGAACTGGCCGGTGGTCCAGGGGTGCCCGGCGGGGTCGTCCACCAGCCCGGTCACCGACTTCACATAGAAGAAGCCGCTGCTGTGGGAGTCCATGTTCAGATGCAGTCGGCCGTCGATCCGCGAGATCCCCATGGAGATGACGTTGTGGGAGTCGTCGGCGGTGAGCCGGTGCGGCAGGGTGACGGTCTGCCAGCTCTGCTGGGCCAGCGCGCGGCGGCCGATGACCGCGCTGCGGTCGGCGGTGTACCAGACGGCGTACTGATAGCCCTTGTAGGTGAGCAGCCCGTTTTTCTGGAAGGCGTTGTTGTTGACGAGGCCGTCGAACGACTCGAAGTAGACGGCCTTGGCGTCCAGTTGGGTGTCGGCGACCTGGTGCACGGCCGGGCCGGGCGCGGCGGCGCCGCCCGCACCGGGGGGCGCGGCGCCGAGCAGAGCGGTGGCGAGCAGAGCGGTGGCGAGCGCGACGGCGGCCGGGGGTCTCATCTGGGGTCTCCGTTCTACGTCGGTGGACGGGCCGTGGAGCGGTCCGCCCGGCGGGTGCGGAGCGGGTCCGGGGCATGGGCCCCGGACCGGGACCTATACGAGGTGGAAGACCTCCGTGAGCGGCTTCATCGCCTCGTCCGGCTGCGCGCCGTCGAGCGCTTCGAAGAAGGGCGCCATCTCGGCCTGCCACCGGGCGTTGACCTCGGTGGCGGCCATCGCGGCCTGGGCCGCCTCGAAGTCCTCGGTCTCCAGATAGCCCACCAGCAGCCCGTCCTCGCGCAGGAAGAGCGAGTAGTTGTGCCAGCCGGTCTCCGCGAGCGCCGCCCGCATCTCGGGCCAGACGGCTTCGTGCCGCTCGCGGTACTCCTCGATCCGGTCCTGGCGGACCTTCAGCAGAAAACACACCCGCCGCATCGCCGGACCGCCCTCAGAAGTCGAACTTGTCGATGTTGGACTTGTCGAAGACGGTGGGCGGGCCGAGGATGATCTCGCCGTTCTCGCCGACCGTGTACTCGCCCAGCTTCCCGGCCTTGAACTTCTCCCCCTCGGCCCCGGTGATCTGCCCGGAGGCGAGCGCGGCCGCGGCGTACGAGCCGAGGTAGCCGAGCTTCTTGGGGTCCCAGAGCGAGAACTGCGCGACGGTGCCGTCCTTGACGTACTTGCGCATCTGGTTGGGCGTGCCGAGTCCGTTCAGCACGACCTTGCCCTCGTACGAGGAGCCGCTGATGTAGCGGGCGGCCGCGGCGATGCCGACCGTGGTGGGCGCGATGATGCCCTTGAGCTTCGGATACGCCTTGAGCAGGCCCTGGGTCTCCTGGAAGGACTTCTGGTCGTCGTCGTCCCCGTACACCGTCTTGACCAGCTTCATGTTCTTGTAGGCGGGCTTGCGCAGCTCGTCCTGCATGAAGCGGATCCAGGTGTTCTGGTTGGTGGCGTTCTGGGTGGCGGACAGGATCGCGATCTCGCCCTTGTAGTCGAGCTGCTTGGCGAGGTGCTGGACCTGGCTGCGGCCGATCTCCTCGGAGCCGGCCTGGTTGATGAAGAGCTGACGGCAGGCCGGGGCGGTGTCGGAGTCGTACGCCACCACCTTGATGTCCTTCTTCATGGCCTGCTTGAGCGGGCCGCAGACCGCGTTGGGGTCGTTGGCCGCGATCAGGATGGCGTCCTGGCGCTGCTGGACCAGGGTGTTGATGTACGTCACCTGGGAGGAGGCGCTGGCGTCGGACGGGCCGACCTCCTTGCCCTTGCCGCCGAACTCCCCGGCGGCCGTGATCCCCGCCTGGTCGATGAGCTTCTCGTACGGGTTGTTGATCTGCTTGGGCAGAAAGGCCAGCTTGAGGCCCTTCTTCAGGGGTGCGCCGGGGTCGGCCTTGGCGTCGGTCCTGGCGGGGCCGCTGTTGTCGCTGTCCTTCTTGGTGGTGCCGCCGCAGCCGGCCAGGGCCACGGCCAGGGCACAGACCGCGGCGGCGGTGGCGGCGGCGCGGCGGCGCGCGGGAGAGCTCTTCATGGGGAGACCTTTCGCGGTGCGTGGGTGGATCAGCTGGTCGAGGCGGCGGCGCGCCGGTGACGCCAGGCGCTCACGGTGGTGATCAGGCGGGGGGTGAGGACGGAGGCCACCAGCAGCAGCCCGGTGACGATCACCTGGACCTCGTTGGCCACGTCGTTGAGGGTCAGCAGGTTCTTCAGGACGCCGATGAGCAGCACCCCGGCGACGGCGCCGAACAGCGTGCCTTTCCCGCCGTCGAAATCGACGCCGCCCAGCAGGACGGAGGCGATGACGAGCATTTCGAAGCCCTGGCCGTTGTCGGCCCGCGCGCTGCCGTACCGCAGGGTGAACACGACCCCCGCGAAGGCCGAGATCAGCCCGCTGACGACGAACAGCAGCAGCTTGACGCGCTTGACGCGGATGCCCGCGAAGTACGCGGCGTCCTCCTGGGCGCCGATGGCGAACAGCGACCGGCCCAGGCCCGTGGCGTGCAGCACCACGGCGGCGATGGCGGCCAGCACGATGAACAGCACCACCGGATAGGTGAGGAAGGTGCCGGGCACGGTGGTGGTGTCCACGGCCCACTTGGCGTACGTCTCGGGGAAGTCGGTGATGGCGCCCGTGCCGAGCACCACCGAGGCCAGCCCACGGTAGAGGGCGAGCGTCCCGATCGTGACGGCGAGCGAGGGCAGCCCGACCCGGGTCACCAGCCAGCCGTTGATCAGCCCCCCGGCCACCCCGACCAGCAGCACGACCGGCACGATGGTCTCGAACGCCCAGCCCGCGTCCCACAGTTGGCCGGTCAGCGCGCTCCCCAGGCCGAGCATCGAGGCCACCGACAGATCCACCTGCCCGGCCACCACCAGCAGCGTCATCGGCAGCGCCATCAGCGCGACCTCGGCGATGTCGTTGAAGGCGAAGGCGAGGTTGTCGCGGCTCGCGAAGCCGTCCGTGGTGCCGAGGCCGGTGAGGAAGACGGCCACCAGCAGCACCCCGACGGCGGTGTCCCACCTGAGCTTCATCGAGCGCTCCTCTTCCTCAGCGCACGGGTCATGCGCACCCTCACGATCCGGTCCACGCTGATGGCCGCCAGCAGCAGCGCACCCGCGATGGCGTCCTGCCAGAAGGAGTCGACCTTCAGCACGGCCAGGGCACTGCCGATGGTGGTGAGCAGCAGCGCGCCCAGCGCCGCGCCCCACACCGTGCCGGTGCCGCCGACGATGGCGACGCCACCGACCACCACCGCGCTGACCACCGTCAGCTCCCAGCCGTGGGCGTTGTCGGCGACGACGGTGCCGAAGCGGGCCAGCCACAGCGCGCCCGCGAAGCCCGAGACGGCGCCGGAGAACAGATACGCACCGAGCACCCGCCGCCGGATCGGCACCCCGGCCAGCCGGGCGGCCTCCGGGCTGGAGCCGATGGCGTACAGCTCACGGCCGCTGCGGTAGGTGCGCAGGACGTACGCGGTCGCGGCGAGCACCGCGAAGGCGATCAGCGGGAGATACGGAATGCCCAGCACGCTGCCGCTGCCCAGGTCCAGCACGGACTGCGGCACATCGGCCGCGTTGATCTGCTCCCCTTGCGCCCACCAGTAGTCGACGCCCTGGATGATGTAGAGCATCCCGAGGGTCACCACCAGCGCGGGCACCCGGCCGAAGCTCACCAGCGCACCGCTGACGATGCCGCAGCCCGCGCCGACGAGGAGGCCGAGCAGCAGAACCGTCAGCACCCCGTGGTCGGTGCCGGAGACGAACTTCCCGCAGGCGAAGGCGGACAGGCCCACCACGGAGCCGACCGACAGATCGATATTGCGGGTGATGACCACCACCGACTGCCCGACCGCGAGCAGCACCAGGATCGCGGCGTTGAGCAACAGGTCCTTGATGCCCTGGTCGTTGAGGAAGCGCGGCTCGGCGATCCAGGTGAACAGCACCAGCAGCAGGAGGGCGCCGGCGATGCTGATCTCCCGCGCGCGGAAGACGGCGTCGACGAGCGAGCGCGCCGAGCGCGCCGTCTCGGGCGCGGCGGCGGGTTTCCCGGGTTTCTCGACGGTCACGCTCACGTCCGTGTCCTTTCGCCGGTGAGGCCCGTGACGTCGGTGTCGTGGGTGTCGCCGGTGAGCCCTGTCGCGGCGGCCATGACGGACTCCTCGGTGGCCTCGGCGCGCGGGATCTCGGCGACCAGCCGGCCCTCGTGCATCACCAGGACCCGGTCGGCCATGCCCAGCACCTCGGGCAGATCGGAGGAGATCATCAGCACCGCGAGGCCGTCGGCGGCCAGCGACGACAGCAGCCGGTGCACCTCGGCCTTGGTGCCGACGTCGATCCCGCGCGTGGGCTCGTCGGCGATGAGCACCGTGGGCTCGGTCGCCAGCCACTTGGCGAGCACGACCTTCTGCTGATTGCCGCCGGAGAGCACCCCGACGTGGTCGGCGAGGCTGCCGTACTTCAGCTGGAGCCGGACCGCCCAGTCGGCCGCCCGGCCGCGCTCCAGCGCCCGTCGCACCAGCCCCGCGCGGCCCAGTTGGTCGAGGCCGGTCAGCCCGATGTTCCGTTCGATGGACATCTCCATCACCAGGCCCCGCTGGCGCCGGTCCTCGGGGACGAGCGCGAGCCCGGCGTCCATGGCGGCGGTCGGCGAACCGGGCCGCAGCACCGTCCCGTCGACCCGCACCTCGCCCGCGTCCGCCCGGTCCACGCCGAAGACGGCCTGGGCGACCTCGGTGCGCCCGGCACCGACCAGCCCGGCGAGCGCGACGATCTCACCGCGCCGCACCTCGAAGGAGACGTCCCGGAAGACGCCCTCACGGGTCAGCCGCCGCACCGACAGCGCGGTTTCGCCGACCCGGCTGTCCTGCTTGGGGTAGAGCTCGGCCAGATCCCGGCCCACCATGCGGCGGACCAGATCGTCCTGGGTCAGCCCCGTCAGCGGCTCGGAGGCCACCCACCGGCCGTCCCGCAGGATGGTGACCCGCTGGCACAGCTCGAAGATCTCCTCCAGGCGGTGGGAGATGAAGAGCACGGCGGCGCCCTCGGCGCGCAGCGTCTCGACGACCGAGAAGAGCCGGGCGGTCTCGCTTCCGGTCAGCGCCGCCGTCGGCTCGTCCATGATCAGCACCCGGGCGTCGAAGGAGAGCGCCTTGGCGATCTCGACGATCTGCTGATCGGCGATGGACAGGCCCCGGGCGGGCCGGTCCGGGTCGAGGTCGACGCCGAGCCGCGCCATCAGGGCGGCGGTGGAGGTCCGTACGGCCTTGTGGTCGATCCGGCCGAGGGCCCGGCGGGGCTGACGGCCCATGAAGATGTTCTCGGCGATGGACAGATCGGGGAAGAGCGTGGGCTCCTGGTAGATGACGGCGATGCCGACGTCGCGCGCGTCGGCGGGGCCGTGGAAGACCACCGGCTCGCCGTCCAGCAGCACCCGGCCGGAGTCGGGCCGGTGCACCCCGGCGAGGGCTTTGATCAGCGTCGACTTACCCGCCCCGTTCTCACCCGCCAGGGCATGGGCCTCACCGGCGAAGAGCTCGAGCGAGACATCGCGAAGGGCCCGTACGGCGCCGAAGGATTTGTTCACCCCCTCGAGGGCGAGGACCGGCACACCGGTCGAAGCAGGCTGGCTCACGGAGTCTCCTGACGCATACCCAGGGCGGGAAATGAAATGTTTCAATGCTGGATTCCGGGAAGCTAGCCGCGCACTTTGCGGCCGTCAAGGGGGTGTGCACGGGATATACCCACATCGATTCAGCCCCCTTGACGCACCGTGAACTCCGGCCCTACGGTCCAGGCGCCTTGGGTTGAATCGTTTTCATCCCATCGTTGCCCCCCCCGTCGTTCCTGCCCGTCGCTCCTGCCCGTCGCTCCTGCCCGTCGTTCCTGCCAGCCGTTCCTGCCAGCCGTACCCAGCCGTTATGGGAGGACGCTCGTGATCAGCAGACGTCACCTGCTCGCCACCACCGCCGCCACCGGCACGGCCCTCACGGGTCTGCCCGCTCTCACCCCGTCCGCCGCCGCCGAGGACCGCCCCACCGCCGGACTGCGGGTCCGGAGCACGACGGTGGAGTACGCGCCCCACCCGCTCGGCCTCGACACCCCCCACCCCCGCCTGAGCTGGATCCTCGACTCGGACGCCCGCGACCAGTCGCAGAGCGCGTACCACATCCGGGTCGCCACCTCCCCCGACCGGCTCGGCGACCCCGACGTCTGGGACAGCGGCAAGCAGACCTCGCGCCAATCGGTCCTGGTCCCCTACGACGGTCCGGCCCTGCGTCCGCGCACCCGGTACCACTGGTCGGTGCGGGTCTGGGACGACCACGGCCGCCCCTCCCCCTGGTCCGCTCCCGCCTGGTGGGAGACCGGGCTGCTGGGCGACGGGCAGTGGCAGGCGCGCTGGATCACCGCGCCCGCCGCGCTGACCGCGCCCCCGGCCCTGGACGGCGCGTCCTGGGTCTGGTTCCCCGAAGGGGATCCGGCCACCGAGGCCCCGGCGGCCACCCGGTGGTTCCGCGCCGCGGTTCGGGCCACGGGCACCGTCCGGCGCGCCCGGCTGGTGGTGGCGGCCGACGACGGCTTCACCGCCTATGTGAACGGCACCGAGGTCGCCGCCCGCGAGGCGCTGGACGTGCTCAAGGCATGGAGCCACCCGGCCACCGTCGACGTCACCGAATTCCTGGACCGGGGCGCCGCCACCCTCGCCATCTCGGCCACCAACGCCGAGAAGGGCCCGGCGGGGCTGCTGGCCACCCTGGAGCTCA is from Streptomyces hygroscopicus and encodes:
- a CDS encoding LacI family transcription regulator → MAPGVGIKEVAREAGVSVGTVSNVINRPESVSEETRARVLSTIERLGYVRQESARQLRAGHSRIIALLVLDMANPFFVDVARGAERAAREAGLGVMVCNSAQSPEEEADYLGLFAEQRVRGVLMTPADMTGRNLASFRRQPIPFVLVDRVLPSAEGCSVSVDDVTGGELAVRHLLGLGHRTLAYVSGPMRLAQCRDRREGALRALREQGLGESALRHVEVERLDVTSGRDAGARLLGMSPRPTAVFCANDLLALGVLQALYGAGVSVPGEVALVGYDDIEFAAAAAVPLTSVRQPAFRMGRMAAELLIEETGERAADHRHQRIVLQPELVVRGSSLVRPRG
- a CDS encoding ATPase, which translates into the protein MSVTVEKPGKPAAAPETARSARSLVDAVFRAREISIAGALLLLVLFTWIAEPRFLNDQGIKDLLLNAAILVLLAVGQSVVVITRNIDLSVGSVVGLSAFACGKFVSGTDHGVLTVLLLGLLVGAGCGIVSGALVSFGRVPALVVTLGMLYIIQGVDYWWAQGEQINAADVPQSVLDLGSGSVLGIPYLPLIAFAVLAATAYVLRTYRSGRELYAIGSSPEAARLAGVPIRRRVLGAYLFSGAVSGFAGALWLARFGTVVADNAHGWELTVVSAVVVGGVAIVGGTGTVWGAALGALLLTTIGSALAVLKVDSFWQDAIAGALLLAAISVDRIVRVRMTRALRKRSAR
- a CDS encoding D-ribose transporter ATP binding protein gives rise to the protein MSQPASTGVPVLALEGVNKSFGAVRALRDVSLELFAGEAHALAGENGAGKSTLIKALAGVHRPDSGRVLLDGEPVVFHGPADARDVGIAVIYQEPTLFPDLSIAENIFMGRQPRRALGRIDHKAVRTSTAALMARLGVDLDPDRPARGLSIADQQIVEIAKALSFDARVLIMDEPTAALTGSETARLFSVVETLRAEGAAVLFISHRLEEIFELCQRVTILRDGRWVASEPLTGLTQDDLVRRMVGRDLAELYPKQDSRVGETALSVRRLTREGVFRDVSFEVRRGEIVALAGLVGAGRTEVAQAVFGVDRADAGEVRVDGTVLRPGSPTAAMDAGLALVPEDRRQRGLVMEMSIERNIGLTGLDQLGRAGLVRRALERGRAADWAVRLQLKYGSLADHVGVLSGGNQQKVVLAKWLATEPTVLIADEPTRGIDVGTKAEVHRLLSSLAADGLAVLMISSDLPEVLGMADRVLVMHEGRLVAEIPRAEATEESVMAAATGLTGDTHDTDVTGLTGERTRT
- a CDS encoding L-rhamnose mutarotase; amino-acid sequence: MRRVCFLLKVRQDRIEEYRERHEAVWPEMRAALAETGWHNYSLFLREDGLLVGYLETEDFEAAQAAMAATEVNARWQAEMAPFFEALDGAQPDEAMKPLTEVFHLV
- a CDS encoding LacI family transcription regulator, producing the protein MGRMVGIKDVARQAGVSVGTVSNVINRPEMVAEATRDRVQAVIERTGYVRQESARQLRAGRSRIIALLVLDMANPFFVDVASGAERAAREAGLGVMVCNSAQSPEEEADYLSLFAEHRVRGVLVTPADVTGANLEGFRRHDIPFVFVDREVPSADGCSVSVDDIEGGALAGRHLIAQGHRSVVYVSGPMLLPQCQDRRAGLLSAFAEERLATEAMVHIEAERLDVASGRDAGARLLGISPRPTAVFCANDLLALGVLQALFAAGVSVPGEVALVGYDDIEFAAAAAVPLTSVRQPAFRMGRTAAELLIEETGEEAEDHQHRRIVLQPELVVRDSTFAPRPGA
- a CDS encoding sugar ABC transporter substrate-binding protein — translated: MKSSPARRRAAATAAAVCALAVALAGCGGTTKKDSDNSGPARTDAKADPGAPLKKGLKLAFLPKQINNPYEKLIDQAGITAAGEFGGKGKEVGPSDASASSQVTYINTLVQQRQDAILIAANDPNAVCGPLKQAMKKDIKVVAYDSDTAPACRQLFINQAGSEEIGRSQVQHLAKQLDYKGEIAILSATQNATNQNTWIRFMQDELRKPAYKNMKLVKTVYGDDDDQKSFQETQGLLKAYPKLKGIIAPTTVGIAAAARYISGSSYEGKVVLNGLGTPNQMRKYVKDGTVAQFSLWDPKKLGYLGSYAAAALASGQITGAEGEKFKAGKLGEYTVGENGEIILGPPTVFDKSNIDKFDF
- a CDS encoding ATPase, whose product is MKLRWDTAVGVLLVAVFLTGLGTTDGFASRDNLAFAFNDIAEVALMALPMTLLVVAGQVDLSVASMLGLGSALTGQLWDAGWAFETIVPVVLLVGVAGGLINGWLVTRVGLPSLAVTIGTLALYRGLASVVLGTGAITDFPETYAKWAVDTTTVPGTFLTYPVVLFIVLAAIAAVVLHATGLGRSLFAIGAQEDAAYFAGIRVKRVKLLLFVVSGLISAFAGVVFTLRYGSARADNGQGFEMLVIASVLLGGVDFDGGKGTLFGAVAGVLLIGVLKNLLTLNDVANEVQVIVTGLLLVASVLTPRLITTVSAWRHRRAAASTS